In bacterium, one genomic interval encodes:
- a CDS encoding rhomboid family intramembrane serine protease, with product MFFPIRDDNPTFRKPILTVALIAVNTLIFLYTKSLGEEGFARFIYSFGFIPDLFLGTSQSYDLPTSYYLTPLTSMFLHGGWMHLIGNMLVLWVYGNNIEDYFGPVKFLIFYVIAGFAAVALYALFNLDSRIPLVGASGAIAGVMGAYMVLHPRAEITVLIFFFFIQFVVLPAKVVLGLWFGLQVVMSLIGSGSGGGTAWLAHVGGFIFGYLLLRLLVKLWGRHGGSGERQQVYRMNW from the coding sequence ATGTTTTTTCCGATTCGCGATGACAACCCGACCTTTCGAAAACCGATCCTGACCGTCGCTTTGATCGCGGTCAACACGCTGATCTTTCTCTACACGAAATCACTTGGCGAAGAGGGCTTCGCCCGCTTCATCTATTCGTTTGGATTTATCCCCGACCTTTTCCTCGGCACTAGCCAAAGCTATGACTTGCCGACCAGCTATTACCTGACTCCGCTTACCTCCATGTTCCTGCATGGTGGGTGGATGCATCTGATCGGCAACATGCTGGTCCTCTGGGTCTACGGCAACAATATCGAGGATTACTTCGGTCCGGTGAAATTCCTGATCTTCTATGTGATCGCCGGGTTTGCCGCCGTGGCGCTTTACGCGCTCTTTAATCTCGATTCACGCATCCCGCTCGTCGGTGCCTCCGGGGCGATCGCCGGAGTCATGGGAGCCTATATGGTGCTGCATCCGCGTGCTGAGATCACCGTACTCATCTTCTTTTTTTTCATTCAGTTTGTCGTGTTGCCTGCCAAGGTCGTACTTGGCCTCTGGTTCGGACTACAGGTAGTCATGTCGCTCATCGGGTCTGGCTCCGGAGGAGGGACCGCCTGGCTCGCGCATGTTGGTGGGTTTATTTTCGGATATCTTTTGCTACGCTTGCTCGTGAAATTGTGGGGGAGGCACGGTGGCAGTGGCGAGCGGCAACAAGTCTATCGTATGAATTGGTAA